A DNA window from Acidobacteriota bacterium contains the following coding sequences:
- the katG gene encoding catalase/peroxidase HPI, with translation MGNTEHTEVQNSGEALEINDSSRCPFTGGAINFTTSTKRSNRDWWPNALDLKILRQNSSLADPMGEDFNYAEEFKSLDLNAVIADLHALMTDSQEWWPADYGHYGPFFIRMAWHAAGTYRIGDGRGGAGSGEQRFAPTNSWPDNGNLDKARRLLWPIKQKYGRKLSWADLFVLTGNVALESMGFKTFGFGGGRADVWQPQEDVYWGGEGEWLATSDKPNSRYSGERELENPLAAVQMGLIYVNPEGPDGNPDPLLSARDIRETFARMAMNDEETVALTAGGHTFGKAHGAGDAAHVGVEPEGGAIEAQGFGWLSSYASGKGADTITSGIEGAWTATPITWDNSYFETLFGNEWELTKSPSGAHQWRPVGVEPNVPDAADPNKKHLPMMTTADMAMRMDPAYEAISRRFMENPAEFADAFARAWFKLTHRDMGPKARYLGPLVPQEDLIWQDPVPAGTRIDAGDEAALKAKIIGSGLTVSQLVSTAWASASTFRGSDNRGGANGARIRLSPQKFWEVNNPVELDKVLGVLGGIQSEFNAGGRSVSMADLIVLGGCAAIEKAAKDAGHDISVPFTSGRGDASQEQTDVDSFKHLEPQADGFRNYKKGHHKTPAEEMLIDKAQLLTLTAPEMTVLIGGMRVLGTNYDGSRYGIFTSRPGQLTNDFFVNLLDMSTKWEPANGDGQVFSGVDRKTGELKYTGTRVDLVFGSNSELRALAEVYACSDSQEKFVKDFVSAWNKVMNLDRFDMA, from the coding sequence ATGGGAAATACAGAACACACCGAAGTTCAGAATAGTGGCGAGGCACTGGAGATAAACGATTCGAGCCGATGCCCATTTACGGGAGGAGCGATCAATTTTACGACTAGTACCAAGCGTTCAAACCGCGATTGGTGGCCGAATGCTTTGGATCTCAAGATCCTGCGGCAAAACTCGTCGCTGGCTGATCCGATGGGCGAGGATTTTAATTACGCCGAGGAATTTAAGTCGCTCGACCTAAATGCGGTGATCGCTGACCTTCACGCCTTGATGACGGATTCACAGGAATGGTGGCCGGCGGATTATGGGCATTACGGGCCGTTCTTTATTCGCATGGCATGGCATGCTGCAGGAACCTATCGAATCGGTGATGGACGCGGCGGAGCTGGAAGCGGTGAACAGCGTTTCGCCCCGACCAATAGCTGGCCCGACAACGGCAACCTTGATAAAGCCCGTCGCCTGCTCTGGCCGATCAAGCAGAAGTACGGCCGCAAGCTTTCGTGGGCCGACCTTTTTGTGCTAACCGGAAATGTCGCACTCGAATCGATGGGATTCAAGACATTCGGTTTCGGTGGTGGACGTGCCGACGTATGGCAGCCGCAGGAAGATGTTTATTGGGGCGGCGAGGGCGAATGGCTCGCGACCAGCGACAAACCGAATAGCCGCTACAGCGGCGAACGCGAACTCGAAAATCCACTTGCTGCTGTACAGATGGGCCTGATCTACGTAAATCCCGAAGGTCCGGACGGCAATCCTGACCCGCTGCTCTCGGCACGCGATATTCGCGAGACGTTTGCCCGAATGGCGATGAATGACGAAGAGACAGTAGCTCTGACCGCGGGCGGACACACGTTTGGAAAGGCCCACGGTGCAGGCGACGCGGCTCATGTCGGCGTCGAGCCGGAAGGCGGAGCGATCGAGGCTCAGGGCTTTGGCTGGCTGAGCAGTTATGCATCTGGAAAAGGTGCGGACACGATCACGAGCGGTATTGAAGGTGCGTGGACGGCGACGCCGATCACGTGGGACAACAGCTATTTTGAAACTCTTTTCGGCAACGAATGGGAACTGACCAAGAGCCCGTCTGGTGCACATCAATGGCGTCCGGTCGGCGTCGAGCCGAATGTTCCCGACGCCGCCGACCCGAACAAAAAGCACCTGCCGATGATGACGACCGCCGATATGGCGATGCGTATGGACCCGGCGTACGAGGCTATCTCGCGGCGGTTTATGGAAAACCCGGCGGAGTTTGCCGACGCATTCGCTCGCGCTTGGTTCAAACTTACGCACCGCGATATGGGCCCGAAAGCCCGTTATCTCGGGCCGCTGGTTCCACAGGAAGATCTGATCTGGCAAGATCCAGTTCCCGCCGGAACGCGGATCGACGCCGGTGACGAAGCTGCTCTAAAAGCGAAGATAATTGGCTCAGGACTCACAGTCTCGCAGCTTGTTTCGACCGCTTGGGCATCGGCTTCGACGTTTCGGGGTTCGGACAATCGAGGCGGTGCTAACGGAGCCCGCATTCGTTTGTCGCCGCAGAAGTTTTGGGAAGTGAATAACCCTGTAGAACTCGATAAGGTGCTCGGCGTGCTTGGCGGAATTCAGAGCGAATTCAACGCGGGCGGCAGATCCGTTTCGATGGCGGATCTGATCGTTCTCGGCGGATGTGCTGCGATCGAGAAAGCGGCGAAGGACGCGGGCCACGATATTTCGGTGCCATTCACATCAGGACGCGGCGACGCTTCGCAGGAGCAAACTGACGTTGATTCGTTCAAGCATCTCGAACCGCAGGCTGACGGATTCCGCAATTACAAGAAGGGCCATCACAAAACACCGGCCGAAGAAATGCTGATCGACAAAGCCCAGCTCCTAACGCTCACCGCGCCGGAAATGACCGTTCTCATTGGCGGCATGCGTGTGCTGGGCACAAACTACGACGGCTCGAGGTACGGCATTTTCACCTCGCGTCCGGGCCAGTTGACGAACGATTTCTTCGTCAACCTGCTCGACATGAGCACAAAATGGGAACCCGCGAACGGCGACGGACAGGTCTTCAGTGGTGTGGACCGCAAGACCGGCGAACTCAAGTACACGGGCACGCGCGTAGATCTCGTCTTCGGTTCGAACTCCGAACTGCGGGCACTGGCTGAGGTCTATGCGTGTTCGGATTCGCAGGAGAAATTTGTGAAAGACTTTGTTTCAGCGTGGAATAAAGTGATGAACCTCGACCGTTTTGATATGGCGTGA
- a CDS encoding RDD family protein: MPKHIIETEETLIIETPERVQLEFALASIGNRFLAVAIDHFIQYFTIILVAWFALSLAGFSSSDIVDAPDRLVSEMPKWTIAILIITLFLIFAGYFIAFEWLWNGQTPGKRLMKLRVIRDDGRPLTLWEAIARNLLRIGDAVPGFVLPVYSVGLIVIFLSGRDQRLGDIFAGTVVVRERTDEAPTFAETFSNRVTDIAFTRVHKSSGVKANVSLLTEREVEVVESFLRRRWDLTERQRLWMAWRIALPIMYKLKPGYNEEDFSYEGFLEEILHSFHAKQRFLN; the protein is encoded by the coding sequence ATGCCGAAGCACATCATAGAAACCGAAGAAACTCTGATTATAGAAACGCCGGAACGCGTGCAGTTGGAATTTGCTCTTGCTTCGATAGGGAATCGGTTTTTGGCCGTGGCGATCGATCATTTTATTCAGTACTTCACTATCATTCTGGTTGCATGGTTCGCACTCAGTTTGGCGGGGTTTAGCTCCTCCGACATTGTTGATGCTCCAGATCGTTTGGTGAGCGAGATGCCGAAGTGGACCATCGCCATATTGATCATCACTCTCTTTTTGATCTTCGCCGGGTATTTTATCGCGTTTGAATGGCTCTGGAACGGTCAAACGCCCGGCAAACGGCTGATGAAACTCAGGGTCATTCGCGACGACGGCCGCCCTTTGACGCTGTGGGAAGCGATCGCTCGCAATCTGCTTCGGATCGGCGATGCGGTTCCCGGATTTGTCCTTCCGGTCTACTCGGTCGGGTTGATCGTGATATTTCTGAGCGGCCGCGATCAGCGCCTTGGAGATATTTTTGCGGGAACGGTCGTTGTCCGCGAGCGAACAGATGAGGCTCCGACGTTTGCCGAGACCTTTTCAAATCGCGTGACGGACATCGCTTTCACGCGGGTTCATAAGAGCAGCGGCGTAAAGGCGAACGTCAGCCTGCTAACTGAGCGGGAAGTCGAAGTTGTCGAGAGTTTTTTACGTCGGCGATGGGACCTGACCGAGCGACAGCGACTATGGATGGCGTGGCGCATCGCTCTGCCGATCATGTACAAACTCAAGCCCGGCTACAACGAGGAAGATTTTAGCTATGAAGGATTTCTCGAGGAGATCCTTCATAGCTTTCACGCTAAGCAGCGGTTTTTGAACTAA
- a CDS encoding restriction endonuclease, with the protein MNWSDYQKKAAEFFSSLGLKTEIERKLEGVRTVHAVDVYVSGNFSGVEFIWIVECKAWKNNIPKEKVMALTSIVQDIGADRGFLLSEVGFQSGAILAARSSNITLTSLEDLSASAEKFSIDTLIGRKVWEVQKAKSRLLELRRKSDAYKYNPFRVGLFGELSVFELLLDDALQGKYPVVYPTKGHSFTTLEELFAYGDQIIEQANVWDL; encoded by the coding sequence ATGAACTGGTCTGATTATCAGAAAAAGGCGGCGGAATTTTTCTCCTCCCTAGGATTAAAAACTGAAATCGAACGAAAACTGGAAGGTGTACGAACTGTCCATGCCGTCGATGTTTATGTGTCCGGAAACTTTAGCGGTGTTGAATTTATCTGGATAGTTGAATGTAAGGCATGGAAGAATAATATTCCGAAGGAGAAGGTAATGGCCCTAACGTCTATCGTTCAAGATATAGGTGCTGACCGTGGGTTCCTGCTTTCGGAGGTGGGCTTTCAGTCGGGAGCTATTCTCGCAGCTCGTAGTTCTAATATTACTTTGACAAGTCTCGAAGACTTATCTGCTTCTGCCGAGAAATTCTCGATCGATACTCTTATTGGACGAAAAGTATGGGAAGTCCAAAAAGCGAAATCTAGATTGCTCGAACTGCGCAGAAAATCTGACGCTTACAAATACAATCCGTTCAGAGTCGGACTTTTTGGAGAACTATCAGTTTTTGAGCTTTTGCTGGACGATGCCTTGCAAGGAAAGTATCCTGTCGTTTATCCAACGAAGGGCCATTCTTTCACTACTTTGGAAGAGTTGTTCGCGTACGGAGACCAAATAATTGAACAAGCCAACGTATGGGACCTTTAA
- a CDS encoding DinB family protein: protein MLDKVMSDSSSLISALATAPGVIIPMIREVPPQILKRRPAPAKWSAYEHAIHLSQSDVAFRARLDLILSTPEPVIKTIENSAEDEAGAMLEVDLDESLDRYVRERASLVERLKKLSPEEWHKTAIHEAFDHYSVFIMFRHLFNHEMLHSYRIEELLLKDDWD from the coding sequence ATGTTAGATAAAGTCATGAGCGATTCGTCCTCATTGATCTCCGCTCTCGCCACCGCTCCCGGCGTGATCATCCCAATGATCCGCGAAGTTCCGCCGCAGATACTGAAGCGTCGTCCCGCCCCGGCGAAATGGTCGGCGTATGAGCATGCGATCCATCTGTCGCAGTCGGACGTTGCGTTTCGGGCACGGCTCGATCTGATCTTGTCGACGCCGGAGCCTGTCATTAAGACGATCGAAAATTCTGCCGAGGACGAAGCTGGGGCGATGCTGGAGGTCGATCTGGACGAAAGCCTCGACCGCTACGTTCGTGAACGTGCGTCACTCGTGGAAAGGCTCAAGAAACTATCTCCGGAAGAGTGGCACAAAACCGCCATCCACGAGGCGTTCGATCACTATTCGGTGTTCATTATGTTCCGGCATCTGTTCAATCACGAGATGCTCCACTCCTACCGGATCGAAGAACTGCTGCTCAAGGATGATTGGGATTGA
- a CDS encoding DUF4256 domain-containing protein — MSSELLPADLEELLEELRKRFEKNMKRHEGVEWAKVRAKLEANPAKLWSLSEMERTGGEPDVVGFDKTTGEYFFYDCSPESPKGRRSLCYDRAAWESRKEHKPASSALEMAAAMGIKILTEDEFQELQKLGGFDLKTSSWLETPAEVRNLGGAIFGDCRFGRVFIYHNGAESYYAARGFRGSLRV, encoded by the coding sequence ATGAGTAGCGAACTATTACCCGCGGACCTCGAAGAACTGCTCGAGGAACTAAGAAAACGCTTCGAAAAAAACATGAAACGCCACGAGGGCGTTGAATGGGCCAAAGTTCGTGCAAAACTCGAAGCTAACCCGGCGAAACTCTGGTCACTCAGCGAAATGGAACGAACCGGCGGTGAACCAGACGTTGTCGGATTTGACAAGACGACCGGCGAGTATTTTTTTTATGACTGTTCGCCCGAAAGCCCTAAAGGGCGTCGGAGCCTGTGTTACGATCGTGCGGCTTGGGAATCGCGAAAGGAGCATAAACCCGCGAGCAGTGCTTTGGAGATGGCGGCCGCAATGGGAATCAAGATATTGACGGAAGACGAATTTCAGGAGTTGCAAAAGCTCGGAGGTTTCGACCTGAAAACATCAAGCTGGCTTGAAACTCCTGCCGAAGTGCGGAATCTGGGCGGAGCGATCTTCGGCGATTGCCGCTTTGGTCGCGTCTTTATTTATCACAACGGAGCTGAGTCTTATTACGCAGCCCGCGGTTTCCGTGGTTCGTTACGGGTGTAA
- a CDS encoding DUF433 domain-containing protein — translation MNTAIETSVISQSPDVMSGAAVFAGTRVTVQSLLDYLAGGHSLDEFLDDFPTVKREQAVELLHELSHSFEVIG, via the coding sequence ATGAATACAGCGATCGAAACGAGTGTAATTTCGCAGTCACCTGATGTGATGAGCGGTGCGGCTGTTTTCGCGGGAACCCGCGTAACTGTTCAAAGTTTGCTTGACTACTTGGCTGGCGGGCATTCGCTCGACGAGTTTCTCGACGATTTTCCAACCGTGAAACGTGAACAAGCGGTCGAGCTGCTCCACGAACTCAGTCATTCTTTTGAGGTGATCGGTTAA
- a CDS encoding SDR family NAD(P)-dependent oxidoreductase, with the protein MTQKNILVTGGAGFIGSHLVDRLLSEGSWHVTVVDDFNDFYPPAIKRANIADHLKSENYRLIEADIRDDEKLAEIFGETKFDVIAHLAARAGVRPSLSEPKLYMETNINGTVNLLELAREHGIKQFVFGSSSSVYGINEKVPFAEDDRIFQPISPYAATKAAGELICHTYSHLYDIRTVCLRFFTVYGARQRPDLAIHKFSKLISEGKTIQVFGDGSSRRDYTYIDDIIEGVRAAIDYDKSIHEVFNLGESQTVTLSELIELIEQSLDLHAIIDRQPWQPGDVPATYADITKSRQLLDYNPKTKIQDGIPKFVEWFLNSR; encoded by the coding sequence ATGACACAGAAAAATATTCTTGTAACAGGCGGAGCGGGATTCATCGGTTCACATTTGGTCGATCGCCTTTTGAGCGAAGGCTCCTGGCACGTGACGGTGGTCGATGATTTCAATGATTTTTACCCACCGGCAATTAAGCGGGCGAACATTGCAGATCATCTCAAAAGTGAGAATTACCGGCTGATCGAAGCAGATATTCGCGATGACGAAAAGCTGGCGGAGATCTTCGGTGAGACGAAATTCGACGTTATCGCCCATTTAGCGGCTCGTGCTGGCGTAAGGCCCTCGCTTTCCGAGCCAAAACTGTACATGGAAACGAACATCAACGGGACGGTAAACCTGCTCGAACTCGCCCGCGAACACGGCATCAAGCAGTTCGTTTTCGGTTCGTCGTCGAGCGTTTACGGAATTAACGAAAAAGTCCCGTTCGCCGAAGATGATCGCATATTCCAACCGATCTCGCCCTACGCAGCCACCAAAGCAGCGGGAGAACTTATCTGCCACACCTACTCGCATCTCTACGACATCCGCACGGTCTGCCTTCGGTTTTTCACCGTGTACGGAGCACGTCAAAGGCCGGATCTCGCGATACACAAATTCTCGAAACTGATCTCGGAAGGTAAGACGATACAGGTATTCGGCGACGGCTCGTCACGGCGTGATTACACCTATATCGACGACATTATCGAGGGCGTCCGTGCCGCGATCGATTACGATAAGTCGATCCACGAGGTCTTCAACCTCGGCGAATCGCAAACCGTAACGCTCTCAGAACTTATCGAGCTTATCGAACAGAGTCTCGACTTGCACGCCATCATCGACCGCCAACCCTGGCAGCCGGGCGATGTTCCGGCAACCTATGCAGATATAACGAAATCCCGACAGTTACTCGATTACAACCCGAAAACAAAGATCCAGGATGGTATTCCGAAGTTCGTAGAATGGTTCCTAAATAGCCGTTAG
- a CDS encoding PDZ domain-containing protein: MFKLSVTHKIIVSLLFLLSIPLGITAQSYDRIERSRMSAILDVVKDTVKKNYYDETFRGIDLDARFKKAEERLGQVNSTPAALAVIAQVLVDFNDSHLFFIPPSTDLAVEYGWRMKAIGNDVFITAVKPGSDAEKKGVKVGDQILSVGGFRPTKSELWKVQYFYNGISKRDHLVLKLLSPGVEAPRDVDVMSEMKRTPRNITAQSFFRLFDDFYEPENNKHRFYTFDGVALWKMPGFDFEEGQVDQLMDRVKNSRSLIIDMRGNGGGYIKTLERLTGFFLDKDVKIADLKGRKSMDPIFAKTRGKDVYNGRLVVLVDSASGSAAEMFARLIQLEKRGKVVGDVSAGAVMQSRSFDQQVGVSGIVLFGVSVTNADVFMSDGKSLEHIGVQPDEVIRPTGEDLAKQRDPALAKAVELLGGNLSAETAGKLNVYYWKKN, translated from the coding sequence ATGTTTAAGCTTTCTGTAACCCACAAAATAATTGTTTCGCTCTTGTTTCTTCTCTCGATCCCGCTCGGCATTACCGCCCAGAGTTACGATCGCATTGAGCGGAGTCGTATGAGTGCGATCCTGGATGTAGTAAAGGACACCGTTAAAAAGAACTACTACGATGAGACATTCCGCGGGATCGATCTGGACGCACGCTTCAAAAAAGCTGAAGAAAGACTTGGGCAGGTCAATTCGACGCCGGCGGCCCTTGCCGTTATTGCTCAGGTTTTGGTGGATTTTAACGATTCGCACCTGTTTTTTATTCCGCCATCGACCGATCTTGCCGTCGAGTATGGCTGGAGGATGAAGGCGATCGGCAATGATGTGTTCATAACCGCCGTCAAACCCGGCAGCGATGCTGAAAAAAAGGGCGTAAAGGTCGGCGATCAGATCCTGAGCGTCGGCGGTTTTCGGCCGACGAAAAGCGAATTATGGAAGGTCCAGTATTTCTACAATGGCATCAGCAAACGTGATCACCTCGTCCTTAAACTCCTGAGCCCCGGAGTCGAGGCTCCGCGCGATGTAGATGTAATGTCCGAAATGAAGCGAACCCCGCGTAACATTACCGCACAGAGCTTTTTCAGATTATTTGATGATTTTTACGAGCCGGAAAATAACAAACATCGCTTTTATACCTTTGACGGGGTTGCACTCTGGAAAATGCCTGGCTTTGACTTTGAGGAAGGACAGGTCGATCAATTGATGGATCGCGTCAAGAACAGCCGTTCTCTGATAATTGACATGCGCGGAAACGGCGGCGGATATATAAAAACCCTCGAACGCCTGACCGGCTTTTTTCTGGACAAGGACGTCAAGATCGCTGATCTAAAAGGCAGAAAGTCGATGGATCCGATATTTGCAAAAACCCGCGGCAAGGATGTTTACAACGGCCGTCTCGTTGTACTCGTCGACAGTGCATCGGGCTCGGCTGCCGAGATGTTTGCAAGATTGATACAGCTTGAAAAACGCGGAAAGGTCGTCGGTGACGTTTCAGCGGGAGCCGTAATGCAGTCGCGTTCCTTTGACCAACAAGTAGGCGTCAGCGGCATTGTGTTGTTTGGCGTAAGCGTGACAAATGCGGACGTTTTCATGTCGGACGGTAAGAGCCTGGAACATATCGGTGTACAGCCGGATGAGGTCATCAGGCCTACCGGTGAAGACCTAGCGAAACAAAGAGATCCCGCACTTGCGAAGGCGGTCGAATTGCTCGGCGGCAACTTATCGGCCGAAACAGCCGGTAAGCTCAATGTTTACTATTGGAAAAAGAACTAG
- a CDS encoding DUF1801 domain-containing protein, whose product MSRIFPLPGAVKRDPAVAKWFDDRGELGAIALRWFDVMRACGDDVRELLHDGHPTACIGDIAFCYVNAFTSHINVGFFLGAELDDPTGLLIGTGKFMRHAKIEPDAEIDTAALTDLIAAAYHDMKSRIR is encoded by the coding sequence ATGAGCCGAATCTTCCCTTTACCCGGCGCCGTAAAACGAGATCCTGCCGTCGCGAAATGGTTTGACGATCGTGGCGAACTGGGAGCGATCGCCCTACGCTGGTTTGATGTGATGCGTGCGTGCGGCGATGACGTTCGCGAACTGCTCCACGACGGCCATCCAACAGCTTGCATCGGCGACATCGCGTTTTGCTACGTCAACGCATTCACCTCGCATATTAATGTCGGATTTTTCCTCGGTGCCGAGCTCGACGATCCCACCGGCTTACTGATCGGAACCGGAAAATTCATGCGTCACGCGAAAATTGAGCCGGACGCTGAGATCGATACTGCCGCTTTGACCGATCTCATTGCTGCTGCGTACCACGACATGAAAAGTCGGATCAGATAA
- a CDS encoding transcriptional regulator produces the protein MHAEDNIDFEAFLQELQTESDRGLALISAALIDEKLLETLLSFTCEDEVKERLLKSPNAPLGTFSARSDACFALGLIDEFEFREISLLRKVRNEFAHAKHGMSFQNDRVKGLCSAFKSGLPPGAEPDFADARARFINATITLVTRLYYRADWVSPERRQTKSWVPEGTSQWRSVNDELPPEGVPVLGFVKKKTVADKR, from the coding sequence ATGCATGCAGAAGACAATATCGACTTCGAAGCTTTTCTGCAAGAGTTGCAGACGGAGTCAGACCGCGGACTTGCCCTAATCTCAGCGGCCCTAATTGACGAAAAACTTCTCGAAACACTTTTGTCCTTCACTTGCGAGGACGAGGTGAAAGAACGTTTATTAAAGAGTCCTAACGCCCCTCTTGGAACTTTCTCAGCAAGATCTGATGCCTGTTTTGCATTAGGCTTGATTGACGAGTTTGAATTTCGTGAAATTTCCCTATTGCGAAAGGTTCGAAACGAATTCGCTCATGCGAAGCATGGTATGAGTTTTCAAAACGATCGCGTGAAAGGGCTGTGCTCAGCATTTAAGTCAGGCCTTCCACCGGGGGCTGAACCTGATTTCGCTGACGCGCGAGCCAGATTCATTAACGCAACTATCACGCTCGTTACGAGACTTTACTATCGAGCGGATTGGGTATCTCCAGAACGTCGTCAAACAAAATCTTGGGTTCCAGAAGGAACTTCGCAATGGCGGTCAGTTAATGATGAATTACCTCCCGAGGGCGTACCCGTTCTCGGATTCGTAAAGAAGAAGACTGTGGCTGACAAGCGCTAA
- the nusB gene encoding transcription antitermination factor NusB, with protein MSLDKAEKSSGTRHKARECALQMLFASDLVDRDCPSLTRNYWNELGDNAIDDKTREFANGLVCGTLENLEAIDNVIKTRAEHWRIERMAIVDRNVLRLAVYEFIYQDTPNAVAINEALEIARRFSSYEATQFINGVLDAIKQDRQADPPSDAKAKKSQASSN; from the coding sequence ATGTCGCTTGATAAAGCAGAGAAGAGCTCGGGCACACGTCACAAGGCACGCGAATGTGCTTTGCAGATGCTTTTTGCATCGGATCTCGTCGATCGAGATTGCCCGAGTTTGACAAGAAATTACTGGAACGAACTTGGCGATAACGCCATCGACGATAAGACCCGCGAGTTCGCCAACGGCCTCGTTTGCGGCACGCTGGAAAACCTCGAGGCGATCGACAACGTTATAAAAACACGTGCCGAACACTGGCGTATCGAGCGAATGGCGATCGTTGATCGTAATGTTTTGCGGCTCGCCGTCTATGAGTTCATTTACCAGGATACGCCAAATGCAGTCGCGATAAATGAAGCCCTGGAGATAGCCCGCCGATTCTCTTCATACGAAGCGACCCAATTTATCAATGGTGTTCTGGATGCGATCAAGCAGGACCGTCAGGCTGACCCGCCGTCCGATGCAAAAGCAAAAAAGTCTCAGGCATCATCGAACTAG
- a CDS encoding DUF5615 family PIN-like protein encodes MRVLLDECLPKKLKAHIVADLVQTVPEAGWAGTQNGELLRLAEQEFDVLITNDQNIEHQQVISRFGIAFVVLIAPTNDIVDLLPLVSDLNRVLPLVKAGTIEYVR; translated from the coding sequence ATGAGGGTCCTGCTCGACGAGTGTTTGCCAAAGAAGCTAAAAGCTCACATCGTCGCGGATCTTGTTCAGACCGTCCCTGAAGCGGGCTGGGCCGGAACGCAAAACGGTGAGCTATTGCGGCTTGCGGAGCAGGAATTTGATGTCCTCATCACAAACGACCAAAACATCGAGCATCAACAAGTCATCAGCCGCTTTGGTATCGCTTTCGTGGTCTTAATAGCCCCCACAAACGACATTGTCGACCTCCTGCCGTTGGTGTCCGACCTCAATCGAGTACTACCCTTGGTTAAGGCCGGAACGATCGAATATGTTAGATAA
- a CDS encoding 6,7-dimethyl-8-ribityllumazine synthase — protein sequence MSAAGRSFAIVVARWNDEFTSKLAEGAMKALLGAGVKREDIDIFHVPGAFELPTASLKAADSCEYNAVIALGVVIRGDTPHFDYVAGQAAAGLMQASMQTGVAIMFGVITADNVEQVIERTGEGSDNKGFEAAISAIETASTLSEITRKAEARFEARKESYLNVA from the coding sequence ATTTCGGCCGCCGGACGTAGCTTTGCTATTGTTGTGGCCCGCTGGAACGACGAATTCACGTCGAAACTTGCCGAAGGAGCGATGAAGGCATTGCTCGGAGCGGGAGTCAAACGCGAAGACATCGATATTTTTCACGTTCCCGGAGCGTTCGAATTGCCGACCGCATCGCTAAAAGCTGCTGATAGCTGCGAATATAACGCAGTGATCGCTCTCGGCGTCGTAATCCGCGGTGATACACCTCATTTTGATTACGTCGCGGGCCAGGCAGCAGCGGGATTGATGCAGGCATCTATGCAGACAGGCGTCGCGATTATGTTCGGCGTGATCACTGCGGACAACGTCGAGCAGGTTATCGAGCGAACCGGCGAGGGCTCCGATAATAAAGGTTTTGAAGCAGCTATTTCGGCGATTGAAACAGCCAGCACACTTAGCGAGATAACCCGGAAAGCGGAGGCTCGTTTTGAAGCTAGAAAAGAGAGTTATTTGAATGTCGCTTGA
- a CDS encoding VOC family protein, with protein sequence MMTQAKNTICLWYDKDAEEAANFYAATFPDSSVTAVHKAPSDFPGGKEGQVLTVEFTVFGIPCLGLNGGSYFKQTEAFSFQIATEDQEETDRYWNAIVGNGGQESECGWCKDKWGLSWQITPIALTKGTTDPDPAVAKRVFEAMMKMKKIDVAVIEAARRG encoded by the coding sequence ATTATGACACAAGCAAAAAATACAATTTGTCTTTGGTACGATAAGGACGCTGAAGAGGCGGCGAATTTCTATGCGGCGACGTTTCCGGATTCGAGCGTGACGGCAGTGCATAAGGCTCCGAGCGATTTTCCGGGCGGGAAGGAAGGGCAGGTTTTGACGGTGGAATTCACGGTGTTCGGCATTCCCTGCCTGGGGTTGAACGGCGGTTCGTATTTCAAACAGACGGAGGCGTTCTCGTTCCAGATCGCGACCGAGGACCAGGAAGAGACCGACCGCTACTGGAACGCCATCGTCGGCAACGGCGGCCAGGAAAGCGAGTGCGGCTGGTGCAAAGACAAATGGGGCCTCTCCTGGCAAATAACCCCCATCGCCCTAACCAAAGGCACCACCGACCCCGATCCAGCCGTAGCCAAACGCGTCTTCGAAGCAATGATGAAGATGAAAAAGATCGATGTTGCGGTGATCGAAGCCGCTAGGCGGGGTTAG